CCCAAGTGGCTAGCGTGCTGTTTCTAGAAAACCTGAAAACCGGTGCTCTGCAGGTGATTACCGCCTCATCGCCCCTAGCCGACAATCCCTTTGTTTCGGGAGAAGAACCCGAACATCCTGGCAGCATCGCCATGATTATTCCCATTGCCTGGTCGAAGGCGGGCGATCGCATCTTGGCGCGAGAATTTGAGTCACTCTTTGGTACAGGTTTGGCATCAGACTACGCCGTAGTCTGGGATCAACACCAGAGCCAAGCCCATACCATCGCCCCCACCATGGTGAACTATAGCAACGCTATTTTGCTGGGATGGAGTCAAGCTGATCCCGACCGAGTGCTCTTTCGGGCTGGCAATATAGGAGAAGAGCGGTGGCCCATCTGGGCTGTGAATCTCCATGGACAAACAGTTGCGGCCGATGCGGGCGATCGCCCCGTGGTGTTTGGGGAACTGGTCAATAATGTCTGGACAGGGCCCCAGGCCTATCGCTAGCAAGATGGGATGTCACCCACAAACCACAACAAGCTCTATGTGAAACCGCCCCTTGACTCGTTTTAGATCCAAGGGGCGGTCTTGCATCACACTTATGTGACAACTACTCACGTGACAACTATAGAGTGAGGGATTCGGGATTGGTTTCAATCAACTTGGCAAGATCCCGCAGGAAGGCGGCAGCATCAGCACCATAGATGATGCGGTGATCACAGGTGAGGTTGACCTGCATTTGATTGCGCACCCCCATCATGCCGTCAGCCGTGGCCACCACTTGGGGGCGAGAGGCTCCAATGGCCAGGATTGAACCTTGACCCGGCGGCAAAATGGCATCGAAGCGATCGACGCCAAACATGCCTAGGTTAGACAGGGTAAAGCTACCGGTGGAATATTCATCGGGCTGAAGCTGTTTCAGGCGCGATCGCTCCACCAAATCTCGCCAGGTGCGGGATAGGGAATAGAGATCCACTTGATCAGCCTGGCGCAGGACAGGGGTAATCAAACCACCGCCCTCCATAGCCACCGCCACCGCCACATTAATCTCTGAGCGATAGCTGGTTCCCTGTTCGGTATAGAAAGCATTCACCAAGGGATGGCGCTGCAGCGTCACCGCCACGGCCTTAGCCAGCAGGGCGGTCATGGTGACGCCTTTCGATTTCACCTTTTTATACAGGGCATCAAGGGCATCGGTGGTGATGGTGTAACCAACCCGGAAGGTAGGCACCTGAAGACTGGTCATCATGTTGCGCACCACAGCTTGCTGCAGGGTGTTGAACTTGGCGACTTCCCCAAGGGG
The sequence above is a segment of the Candidatus Obscuribacterales bacterium genome. Coding sequences within it:
- a CDS encoding dihydrolipoamide acetyltransferase family protein, giving the protein PLGEVAKFNTLQQAVVRNMMTSLQVPTFRVGYTITTDALDALYKKVKSKGVTMTALLAKAVAVTLQRHPLVNAFYTEQGTSYRSEINVAVAVAMEGGGLITPVLRQADQVDLYSLSRTWRDLVERSRLKQLQPDEYSTGSFTLSNLGMFGVDRFDAILPPGQGSILAIGASRPQVVATADGMMGVRNQMQVNLTCDHRIIYGADAAAFLRDLAKLIETNPESLTL